The Desulfurococcus sp. genomic interval TACCGTCATGCCCAGTAGCCTTTAAATCTACATTCACCAAATATAAGTGGGTGGTAAGACTAAAGATACCTGGTATCACGTGGCTAAGTAGATGCTGATATATGGTAGTAAACAGGCTAGCAGAGAACTCGGGAGGCTACTGCTTCATGGAGCGCTCAGCGAATACAGGTTTAAGGAACAGCGGATTAAAGATGTCACTTACTACTCTCGTTCTCGTGGTGGAGGCTGGCTCAGCAGGCTTTTATGTGACGGTGACTCGAAGCTTAGCTCCGATTTTCATGGCGTTCCTCGGATTCAGTATCACAGGTATCATGCTTGTGACATCTATTGCTTACCTGATTGCTCTAGCTGTAATCCTGCTTTTACGTTGGCATGGTGTTCGAAGAATCCGCAACATGCTGCTAGTTTCACATGGTGTTGAACGAGTAGCGTGGGGGCTGCTCCCTTTAACCGCTGTACTCGACTGGAGGATGCTTGTAGCCGTGTATGCTCTTGCAGTAAGCTTTGCAGCTATAACAGGCCTGCTGATTGGTGTCGTCGTCTACAATGTTCCCGGCGAGAATGGGCCTCGTCGTTTAATTGCCTACCGTAATGCAGCGTTTACCGCGACTAGTATTATTGGTAGTCTAACAAGTATTATTGTACTTGCGGCGATGAGCAGTTACTTCAAGTACATCTACCTCTACACTCTAGCAGCTATTATTGGATTACTCGCTACAATTCTGCTAGCTTTAGTAAAATTACCGGTAGCTGATGAAGCCTCCGCAATTAATAGCACAGTGACTTAGAGTGATGTAGAAGTCAAGTCTAGTGTAGTCTTCACCTTCATGGTTTTATTCATGGCTTCTAGCGCGGTGCTTAACGTTGAATGGGGACCCTACATAATGCATGAGCTTAGAGCACCCGACTACACTGCAGCCCTGCTGGGTTTCACAGGCATGATTACTAGTATTATAGCTAACTTATACTGGCTTAGAGTAGACTACTCAGCCTATAAACGCTCACTGCTAATCCTACCCCTGGTACCAGTAGCTGTAGTACTTGTAAGAAGCCTTCCACTTCACTTCGGGCTTAACGCGATATACGCGTTCGCAGCGACTGGGGCATCTCTACTAGCCAGCTTCCTCTACGCTGATATGTCTAGGAAACTGGGAGCATTTACATCATCACTTATGACGACAATAGCTTTTCTCTCATCGCAGGCGGTAGGATTGCTTACAGCACTAGCAGTTTTTCAGGCGGGTACCTGGGCTACATTCCTCTCTGCAACCGCATATGCTACTCTAGCAGTCTTTACAGCTTTCTACTCGCTGCCAGAGGTAGCTGTAGTGCCGCGGGATCAAGCGTTACTCCACGCTAGGAGGCTGCATCTAGTTGCTAGTTCCACGTTCACTGTGGTAGTTGTGGCTTCAAGGCGAACAATTATAGTAGTCTTGAGAACACTGGCATTCACGCTTGCTCTACTCATACTCTTATTCCTCTACAGGCTTCTCTACCTGCTATTAATACCCATGTAAAGCAATTAATGCTCTAAGTGTCAGAGTGCCTGAGGTGGTTGCCGTGAACCCGAGTGAGATTATAGAGTCAATTATAATGAGCGTGGGGGGCCTTGTACCGAGGCTAGCTGTCTCGGCTCTAGCTGCAGCAATATTTGCGTTGGTCTCGGTGCTAGTATTCAAGCTAGTCTCGATTCTTCTCTCAATCTCGAGAGTTGACGACTTCACCACCCCTATGTTGAAACGCTATAGAATACCCTTCACGCTCTCCTCCCTAGTAAAGGGATTGCTAGCCTTCGCGTTAGCCCTGTTAACTCTATATGCATCTATAGCAGCAGGGTTCCCAGAGTACACTCAGCTTGCATCTGAGATTATTGTTGTCTCAGCTAGGATTGCAAGCGTTATATCCATGATAATTCTCGCCTATATTGCAGTTAACTACCTAGTGGAGATGCTGGGGATGAGGAAAGGTCTTGGAGGATTCATGGCGCTATTAATGTTCAATATAACACTCATACTAGTGGTTGATATAGCTGTTCTAACCCCTGAGGTCAAGCAGGCGTTAACATGGGGGTTGAGCCTCGGGCTGGGTTTAACAATAGCTGTCTTTGCAGTATGGTACTTCTTTGGGGATGTATGTAGCAGAGTTCGGCAGGCTTAACGAGAAGGCTTTAATTTACTCTATGTTAGCGTGACGGTTCCTTAAGTCTTCCTCGGATACCCCGAGCTTCTCCATGAGCTCAGCTATTACGCCGTCAAGGAATACTAGTAGTGTATCCTCGAAGAGCGTGCCTAGAGGAGCTAGTGGTTCATGCATGCCTAGTATCTGCCTACTCACGTAGTCGTCTTCTCTGGCACTCTTAGTTCTACCCGGTACTCTTACTACTATATCAGCTAGCTTTCCGAGAGGACTATCAGGGTATGTGGTGATAGCTACTACTCTAACGCCAACACTCTTCGCGACTTCAGCTGCCGAGACGACAAGCTTTGTCTGCCCGGAACCTGATATTGCTACAAGGATATCGCCTGGCGAGGATTTCGTCAGGATAGTTTCACCGATTACGTACACGTTAAAGACTAAGTGTAGGAGCCTCATTGCAAACGCCTTAGCAACTAAACCACTTCTCCCAGCACCAACAACAAAGATTTTCCTCCCAGTCTTTGATGCTTCAATAAGCGTGTCGATGAATCTATTTTTCTCCTCATCGCTTATGATCTCAATGCTTCTGAGGGCAAAGTCTATTATTGTAAGCATTGCATCCCTTGTCTTCCCGGAGACCATTCGTATCCCTTAAACTGGTATTCTCTATGAGGCTTTTTAAAGTAAGCTACGTAATCACTCATTGACACCTGCAGTTGAGGTGAAACGGTGAGTCGCAGGACACCGGGCTACCCTCGGGAACTAGCAGGTATCTCTGAGACTGTAGTAGTCGTAATTGAAGGGTATTAATGATAAATGCTGGTAGTAGTCTAGGATCCCCGTATAGCTAGATCAAGCTTCTCTATAATACCTATATTGAAATGTATTAATTTAAGTGGTGTTAGTTCTTAAAAGTTTTCCGCCCACATCAATTATAACCCCTGCCTTAAATGATTACTTTGAAGGGGTGCTACATGACCTCTCAACTCAGATACAGGATATTAGTAGCCAGTCATATACACGAGAAGGCTATAGAAGCGTTAAAAGCTAGTGGATTCGATGTAGCTGTGAAAGAGGAGCCGAGTGAGGAGGAGCTAGCTTCAATTATCAAAGGATTCCATGCTCTAATAGTCCGCAGTAAACCACTGGTTACCCGGAGAGTAATAGAGGAAGCTGACTCCCTTAGAGTTATAGCTAGAGCCGGGGTGGGAGTAGATAACATTGATGTCGAGGCAGCGAGGAGCCGGGGTATAGAGGTTATTACGGCTCCTGAGGCTTCAACTGTAAGTGTAGCCGAGCTGACAGTTGGATTAATGATCTCGGTTGCCAGAAAAATAGCTTTTAGCGATAGACACATGAGGAGAGGGGAGTGGCCTAAGAAGCAGGCCATAGGGGTAGAACTCTACGGTAAAACCCTCGGGGTGGTAGGGGCAGGGAGAATCGGGTCAACTGTAGCAAGAATATGCAAGCTAGGCTTTAACATGAACATTCTCTATTATAATCTCTCTAGGAGGGAAGACCTCGAGAAAGAACTTAATGCAAAGTTTGTTGACTTGGAAACACTCTTAAGGGAGTCAGATGTTGTAACAATACATGTACCTCTAACACCTGAAACACACCACTTAATCAACGAGGAGAGATTAAAACTCATGAAGAAGACTGCCATCATAATTAATACCTCCAGGGGGCAAGTCATCGATACCAAAGCGCTGGTAAAAGCATTAAAGGAAGGGTGGATTGCAGGAGCAGGATTAGACGTATACGAGGAGGAACCGCTTCCAGAAAACCACCCGTTACTAGAGCTTGAGAATGTTGTTTTAACACCACACATAGGTGCTAGCACCGTAGAGGCTCAGGAGAGAGCCGGCTTAGAGGTTGCCAGTAAGATAATCGAGTACTTTAAGAGCCGGGTGGTGTAGGCGGGTGAGTAGTGAAAGCGGCAGGGTGATAATAAAGCTACCTAAGACCAGCATACCCTACAAGTATATTGAACCTGTACTCATAGACATCGATAACCTAGTCATCCACGAGGAGATCGTGGAGGCAAGGTTAAAAGAGCTTACGGAGAAGATTAGAAGAGAGAATGCTGTTGACATGCCTATAGTGGTAGCACCGATCCCGGGGACCAGCAAGTACCTCATAGTAGACGGGCATCATAGATGGGCTGCTGTAAAAGCCCTTGGCTACAGGAGGATCCCCTGTATAGTTATCGACTACTACAGCCCTGATGTAAAGCTGAAAACATGGCTACCAGGTATTATCGGGGACGTGAAGCCTGTTCTCGAAGAAGTAGCTAGAAGGGGGTTGAAGACATCGACCTGCGATTACACTATAGATAGCGTGTTAGAACTGGATCCAGGGCTCCTCGAGAAATCATCCTTCATAGTGCTTGGAAGAGAGCTCTGTGTAGCAATTAATGGTGGAATTGAGGGACAAAAAATAGTTTCCCGAGTGCTCAGTGATCTAAATCTAAAGGATCTCGTAACCTTAGTATACTACGGTGAACTTGTAGAAGCGGTTGAAGACTTGAAGACAGGCTGGCTATCCTACCTATTCGTGCGTAAAGCTCTCACCAAGGAGGATGTCATGAACTACGTTAAGAACGGAGGAGTCTATGCTCCTAAGACCACCAGGCACATCCTACCATTCTACCCTGCTAAAACGTACACGCCGCTAGATAAGCTCCAATAAGCAGATTTTTCGACACCAATATAATACTACACCGTCAAGGAAATCGGAGAAGCCGCCGGCGGGATTTGAACCCGCGTCCACCGGCTTTCTCAACGGGCCTTACCAACCAGCCGCTTACAAGGCCGGCGCTCCACCGGGCTGAGCTACGGCGGCGTATAAACCAGTATTCGATTAACTCCTAGATAGGCTTAAAAATTAACAGCTTGCTGGATCTCCTGCAGGCGGTATTCGAGCTAATTCATTAGGATGCTTTCATGTTATTAATATTAATTGAGATATTTTGAGATATTGTAGCCTGCTCTACTAGTATATGGCTTTTTGCGTCTTCTTATCAAAGAAGTACAAGTGATCCTCATCGGGCTTCCAGGTTATTTCATCGCCTATACTAATCTTAACTCTGCTTGGAATAACTGCTGTATAGTCGATGTCTCCTTTTATAGTGAAGTGAATGATAGTCTCTGTGCCTGTTAGTTCGCAGCCTGTTACTCTTGCTGTGTAACCCTCAGAACTCCTAGCTCCAATGATTATGTTCTGCGGCCTTACCCCTAGTACTATGTTTTTACCAATATACTCCTTCAGCTGGTCGCGGTACTTACTGGGGATTCTAATAGAGTACGCCTCTACATCTAGGAGTAAGGAGCCATCTTTCTCTAGAAGTGTCCCCTCAATAAAGTTCATTGGTGGTACACCTATGAAGCCTGCTACAAACATGTCTAAGGGTTTTTCGAAAAGCCTTGGTGGAGTATCAACCTGCGCTATACTACCCTGGGGATCTCGCAGTGAACTACGACTACTATATTAAGAGGACAACTCACGAATCCTCACTTTCAATACCAATGTATGCAACAGCGGCTGCAATCATCGGAAAACACGGTGATGCATTAGAGCTCTTCAAGAGGGCGTTGAGAACAGATACTGAAGACTACTACGGTAATACACGCGACGGATTTCATGTAGCAGCGGCAGGAGGCTTATGGTGGATAATACTCCACGGATTCCTCGGCGTGAAATTCAAGGGTGGTAAAGCGGTCATCGGCAGAGAGAGATTACAAGGTGGAATCCAGGTTTCATCCCCGTTAATTTCAATCCAGTAGCTTCTAGTTTTATCTCAGTTACTTTATTCGATGGTTTCTAGGAGGAGATACCACGATGAATACACTATATTCACGATTCATAGCAGGTAATCCATTAGTGTCAGCCGGGGATTCAGGGCTCATCAATTGCCTGCGGCAGGGCGTCATCATCCAGAATAATTAAATAACCCTCAATGAGGTTTATAACCCTAATACAAGGTGTCCTGGTTGCAGGGGTCACTGGACAAAATTGTAGATAAAGTATTGAAGGGCGGAGTCCACGTAGTCTTTAGGCCTCTAGACGTACAGTTGCATGGATACTACTCTAAGGAGAGTTTAACTCTCCCCATGACTGGTAGAAGAGGTAGAAGCATTGGACTTGGAGTACTAGAGGTAGTAGTAGAATCTAATAGCACTAGCATCGACTGGAGGCTCAAGTTGAATGGTATAAGTGTCACCAGGGAGTTTAAGCCCCACTATACAGTTAAGTATAGGGATAAAATTGTCTCTAAATTCGTCTACGATGTCACATCATTCTTAAATGTCGAGGAGTCCAGGGAGAGAGACTGGGTTAATCTCACTGTTAAATATGAAGGTGGAGAGGCCTTCAAGCTCAAGAAGATTCAGCTTATATCACTGTACGAGGAGCAGTATTCCACTACGGATCTAAGATATCAGACAGGGATACTATTGTTAAACCCAGGGGAAGCCTTCCCTCTAAGCGACCTATCGAGTAGAGTGCCTGATGCCGGGGTAAGCGAGCTGCGAGTAGCAGGGTATGTGACGAAGACTTCATGCCGGTTATCTGTAGCCGTCGACGGAGTAAAGCATGAGTTCGCTGGGAGTAGTGTAGAGGGATTTGAGGAGTTCGTGATACCGGGTGCTCTAGGCTCTTCAGGTAGTATTGCGAGTATTATGAATGAAGGCGTGGATGGAGCCGTGATTATCTCAAGTATCCTGCAGTACGCTTCGCTAATGAGTATACCCCGTCTTGAGGTTGAGGATGTCAGCGTTAAACGGCTTGGAGAAGGCTTAACGGTGAATGTATCACTGGTGAATAAAGGTGAGGCTCCACCAGACTACATTATCTACGTTGTAATGGATAGAGGAAGTATACTAGCATCTCACAGAGTCCATATCCCCTTGAAGCCTGGTGAAGTATTCAGTAAGGAGATAGTTATTCCCAGGGTACCTAACTCTCTTAGAGGAGTGACAGTGAGGATTATATGGGGAAGGCTTGCTAGAGTATGGATGACTGAAAGAAGCGTGGACTTGAATTAAATGTATTCTACCTGCAACCCCCTCTCAGCTGCGAACTCCTCGATAAGGGCTCTATGCTCCAGCCTAGTCCCCTTCTTCTCGACTACTAGAG includes:
- the hxlB gene encoding 6-phospho-3-hexuloisomerase, with the protein product MVSGKTRDAMLTIIDFALRSIEIISDEEKNRFIDTLIEASKTGRKIFVVGAGRSGLVAKAFAMRLLHLVFNVYVIGETILTKSSPGDILVAISGSGQTKLVVSAAEVAKSVGVRVVAITTYPDSPLGKLADIVVRVPGRTKSAREDDYVSRQILGMHEPLAPLGTLFEDTLLVFLDGVIAELMEKLGVSEEDLRNRHANIE
- a CDS encoding D-2-hydroxyacid dehydrogenase; this encodes MTSQLRYRILVASHIHEKAIEALKASGFDVAVKEEPSEEELASIIKGFHALIVRSKPLVTRRVIEEADSLRVIARAGVGVDNIDVEAARSRGIEVITAPEASTVSVAELTVGLMISVARKIAFSDRHMRRGEWPKKQAIGVELYGKTLGVVGAGRIGSTVARICKLGFNMNILYYNLSRREDLEKELNAKFVDLETLLRESDVVTIHVPLTPETHHLINEERLKLMKKTAIIINTSRGQVIDTKALVKALKEGWIAGAGLDVYEEEPLPENHPLLELENVVLTPHIGASTVEAQERAGLEVASKIIEYFKSRVV
- a CDS encoding DUF5603 domain-containing protein: MSSESGRVIIKLPKTSIPYKYIEPVLIDIDNLVIHEEIVEARLKELTEKIRRENAVDMPIVVAPIPGTSKYLIVDGHHRWAAVKALGYRRIPCIVIDYYSPDVKLKTWLPGIIGDVKPVLEEVARRGLKTSTCDYTIDSVLELDPGLLEKSSFIVLGRELCVAINGGIEGQKIVSRVLSDLNLKDLVTLVYYGELVEAVEDLKTGWLSYLFVRKALTKEDVMNYVKNGGVYAPKTTRHILPFYPAKTYTPLDKLQ
- a CDS encoding TOBE domain-containing protein — its product is MNFIEGTLLEKDGSLLLDVEAYSIRIPSKYRDQLKEYIGKNIVLGVRPQNIIIGARSSEGYTARVTGCELTGTETIIHFTIKGDIDYTAVIPSRVKISIGDEITWKPDEDHLYFFDKKTQKAIY